CCTAATATTAAAAAGATCGATGTAAAACCAATGATAAAGCCAATACTACGAGTAAAAATTAATTTACGATCGGCCTGAATTTGGTTTTCTGAAATATTACTACCAGTTAATTGGGCGATGTAAGCTGGGACAAGCGGAAAAACGCATGGTGATAAAAACGATACGATACCAGCAAACAAAGCAATAAATAAAGAAAGGAACGTGAATTCATTTATAATAAATACACTTAAAACGGTCATTTATGAAAACCTCCATTAATCACTTTAGGTGGACAATTCTATCTTATTCATGTATATCCATTGCTAGTATATTATAACGTAATAATTTACACAAAGGTGAGGTTTTGTTATACGTCAGATATTTGTCACATCTGGAAATGGTTTGTTCTTTTAATAAGTTTTGCTTCATTTTTGGATTAAAAGCTTTATATCATATATAATATCAAATGTAGTATAGAAAAGGGGTGTTAAACAACTATGCCAAAACAACAAATTGGAGTTGTCGGTGTTGGAGTAATGGGGAAGAGTCTAGCTTTAAATTTTGAAAGTAAAGGCTTTTCTGTTGCGATATATGACCTTTCAAAAGAGACAGTTGATGAGGTTTTACGCACAAACGAAGGTAAAAATTTCGTAGGAACGAATAATGTTGAAGAATTTATTAACTCATTGGAGAAACCTAGAAAAATATTATTAATGGTAAACGCAGGTGAGATCACTGATAAAGCGATTGAATCGTTATTACCTTATTTGGATGAAGGAGACATCTTAATTGATGGCGGGAATACATATTATGAAGATACGATTCGCCGTAATAAGTACTTAGGCACAAAAGGTATTAACTTTATTGGTGCAGGAGTTTCCGGAGGAGAAGAAGGTGCCTTAAAAGGTCCTGCTATTATGCCTGGTGGACAAAAAGATGCCTATGAAAAAGTGCAAGATATGCTTGAAGAAATTTCAGCAAAAGTAAATGATGAACCGTGTTGCCGATACATCGGCCCAGATGGAGCAGGCCATTATGTGAAAATGGTGCATAACGGTATTGAATACGGAGATATGCAATTAATTTGTGAAGCGTATTTCTTGTTGAAGAATATATTAGGTGTTAATGCCGGCGAACTTCATGAAATTTTTGCCGAGTGGAATCAAGGCGAATTAGACAGTTATTTAATTGAGATCACGGCTGATATTTTTACAAAGGTTGATCCAGAAACGAATAAGCCTTTAGTCGATGTTATTTTAGATACTGCCGGACAAAAGGGAACAGGAAAATGGACGAGCGTCAGCGCCCTTGACCTTGGCGTACCACTGCCACTCATTACTGAATCTGTCTTTGCTCGTTTCTTGTCTGCGTTAAAAGAAGAACGAGTGCATGCGAGCTCAATTTTAAAAGGCCCTGAAAGACCAGAGCTTACAGTTGAGAAAAAAGATGTAATCGAAGCAGTTCGAAAGGCGTTATATATGAGTAAAATTTGCTCATATGCTCAAGGCTTGTCTCAATTAAAAGCGGCATCAGATGAGTACGATTGGGACTTGGATGTTGGCGGTATCGCAATGATTTGGAGAGGTGGATGTATCATTCGTGCTGGCTTTTTACAAAACATTAAAGAAGCATATGACAGAGATGAAAATTTACCGAACCTGTTATTAGACCCTTATTTCCAAGAGATTGTTGAATCTTATCAAGGAGCGTTACGTGATGTCATTTCTCTTGCTGCTCAGCACGGTGTACCTGTACCGGCATTTTCAGCAGCACTTTCTTACTATGACAGCTACCGTACAGCAACATTACCAGCGAACCTTCTTCAAGCACAGCGCGACTATTTTGGAGCACATACGTATAAACGAATTGATAAAGAAGGTACGTTCCATACAAACTGGTTAGAAAAGTAAGCGATTATAGTTTTCTAAAAGGCTTCACATAGAGAAATAACTATGACATTGACAAGAAGTACTCCAATTGAAGTACTTGATTGGGCACCATGCTACGGCATTGGTGTCCATTTTTGTACTACCAGAATTTTAAAGTTTGATTATATAACTGCAACTAAGATTTCATTAAATTTTTATAACGACATGACTTCGTATCTTGTCTTTAAAAAAAGGATGACTCGTACGTGATATCACGACGAATCATCCTTCTTTCGTTAACTAAGTTGAATATGCTCAGTTAATGTATAGCTTGCTTTAGCGTTAACCATTCATGCCTTCGAATAAAAGGACACGAGCAGGGGAAGCATCTGTACCAACTAACTTTATTGGTGCTGCAACCATAAAGTAACTACCTTCAGGAACCTCTTTCAGCTCTAACCCTTCGATGACAATGATGTTGCTTCCGAATAAAGTTTTGTGTGTCGGATGACCTTCTTGAGCGCGTTCGACACCAAGAGCATCAATTCCAACCCCACGAATTTCTTTTTCAGCTAAATATTTTGCTCCAGATTCGGCTAAATAAATAAATTCAAAATTAAATTCTTCATCGAAGGAATTTTTCGTCTTGATTAGGATGAAGTCACCTTTTTCAATGTCAAAGCTTTGCAAGTGATCTTTCGTGATCCCACCTTCAACATTTGTTAAATCAATCACTTTACTAGACCCGACTAAGTCATCGATATCTAGCGTTTCAAAGGTTTCTCCATCATTAATCATATGTAGTGGTGCGTCAATATGCGTACCAGTGTGAACATCTAATGAAAGTCTCGACTCAGTAACGTGAGCGTTTGTCGTAGATTCAACTTTTGGCTGTTTCTCTTCCTTATTTTTATAAACAGGCATTCCTTCATAAATTGGTGTTGTAATATCATACATTTTCATCATTGTTTTCCCCTTTCATTTAAACCGTTTAGAATTCAGATCAATTGCTGTAGTGCTTTCTTCATGTAGCTAGTTAAATAGAGTAGGCACTGTCATCAATGACTGGCCACCAATGGAAGCCATCTTCTGCAAGTAACTTGTCCGATACTTTTGGTCCCATAGAGCCAGACTCATAATTAGGAAAATCTCCAGCTGGTGTAGATTCCCATACGTTTGAAATTTTGTCAACAAAGTTCCAAGACAGAGCGACTTCATCCCAGTGTGTAAAGTTTGTGCCATCTCCTATGATACAATCATACAATAGTTTTTCATATGCTTCTGGTGTGTTTATTGAGTCTGGACAATCGCTACAATAATCAAGTTTTACAGGTGTTGTTCCTTCTGAGAGTCCTATTTTTTTACCATTTAATACAATGGAAATCCCTTCGTCAGGCTGTATGTGAATGATTAGCAAGTTAGGGTGTTTTTCATCGTCTGATTTATAATATAAGTTCATCGGTAATTCCTTAAATTGAATCACAATTTTTGTAGACTTTCCAGTCATACGT
The Bacillus shivajii DNA segment above includes these coding regions:
- the gndA gene encoding NADP-dependent phosphogluconate dehydrogenase, translated to MPKQQIGVVGVGVMGKSLALNFESKGFSVAIYDLSKETVDEVLRTNEGKNFVGTNNVEEFINSLEKPRKILLMVNAGEITDKAIESLLPYLDEGDILIDGGNTYYEDTIRRNKYLGTKGINFIGAGVSGGEEGALKGPAIMPGGQKDAYEKVQDMLEEISAKVNDEPCCRYIGPDGAGHYVKMVHNGIEYGDMQLICEAYFLLKNILGVNAGELHEIFAEWNQGELDSYLIEITADIFTKVDPETNKPLVDVILDTAGQKGTGKWTSVSALDLGVPLPLITESVFARFLSALKEERVHASSILKGPERPELTVEKKDVIEAVRKALYMSKICSYAQGLSQLKAASDEYDWDLDVGGIAMIWRGGCIIRAGFLQNIKEAYDRDENLPNLLLDPYFQEIVESYQGALRDVISLAAQHGVPVPAFSAALSYYDSYRTATLPANLLQAQRDYFGAHTYKRIDKEGTFHTNWLEK
- a CDS encoding cyclase family protein, which gives rise to MKMYDITTPIYEGMPVYKNKEEKQPKVESTTNAHVTESRLSLDVHTGTHIDAPLHMINDGETFETLDIDDLVGSSKVIDLTNVEGGITKDHLQSFDIEKGDFILIKTKNSFDEEFNFEFIYLAESGAKYLAEKEIRGVGIDALGVERAQEGHPTHKTLFGSNIIVIEGLELKEVPEGSYFMVAAPIKLVGTDASPARVLLFEGMNG